In Flavobacterium sp. GSB-24, the genomic window ATATGCCTGAACTTCCTGATCGATGTCGGGTTCATTTAAAAAACCGTAGTAATAGGCAATTTGATTTAATTTTTCTAAAAGCATTTCTCGCGGCGCAATCAAATCAATCGCAAATAATTTGTACGGTCCTTCGTTTCTTTTCATGGTTGAACCAATGCCTTTTCCGCAGGTTCCGTGATCTATGTTTCTTACGTTTCCACGGTTGTGCCAAACATCAAAAGGAGTTGTGACTTTTGCTAAAGGATGAATGTACAAATCCAGATTAGCATTTTTTTCTTTTAATTCTTCTTTTTCGTTGTATAAAAAAAGCGGATGAATCGTACAGTGTTCGCTGTAATAAGATGGAAGACCGCGAAGTGCTCCGCTCGCAAAACTCGAATGAACGTGTTTTTTATCGCCAATCATAACCGTGTGTGCGGCCTGTTGTCCACCAGAAAACCGAATAACTATAGATTCAGGATTTTGTTTTGCCAGAAAATCTGTTGTTATTCCTTTTCCTTCATCACCAAATCCTAAACCTATAACTATTTGCGCTGTTTTCATTTTTATTTATTTTTTAATCTCGCAAAGACGCAAAGTTTTTAAAGCATTTCGATATTATCTAAACCTGTATCATTTGCATCAGAAACTGGTATGGTTCCTAAACCAGAACTTTTGTGTTTATCACAGATAATCTTTTTAATTACATTTGGAATTTCTCTGTGATCTTCGATAGATAAACAGTTTTGACCTAATAATTCTTTCCATTCTACATCGGCATTAATCGCTTGTCCAGAATGCAGTACACTTATATGGTATACATCGTATCTTTTTTGGGCTTCTGCTAATAATTCAAGATGTGTATAAGTCTGTTGTCCCTGACCCATAATTTCTTTTATTGCTGACGCTGGAAGTGTTTTCAAACCTGGTTCATCGCCAACAGTAAACAACAATCCTTTTTGGCCTCTTTTTTCGAAAGCGTCTATTTTAGTATGAAAAGCGGCAAAATACCACGCTAAAAGATAACTTTCTCCAGCGTTTCCTCCGCCTCCACCTTCAATGTAAGTTCTCGTAAGCCACATATCGAGTTCTTCATCTCCAGATTCAAATTGTCCAACCTGAAGCGGATATCTGTCGCATTCGTGATCACCGATTCCTAAAAATAAAAGTGCCGGATCAGGAACGCCGCCCTGAATAATTCCTCCCATTAATTTTGGAAGTCCTTCTTTGATCAGTTCGTGCGGAATATGTCCCATACTTCCTGTAACATCCAATCCTAAAATAATTGGAACTGTGTTTGGATGCACATCAGAATCTCTTGCTTCTCTAAAAATCACGCCATTCGGATTCATAGACTCATGCGCCATTCGTAACGCATTCTGTGTAAATATCTCACTAGCTGATTTGCTGGCATAACCTACTTTTTTTGCTCTGTCTTCACGAGCACCGAAATCATATCTTGTACCTCCCATAACTAAAATGTTTTACCAAATAAATACTCAAATCTCTTTTTTGTTACTTCAAACTGGATATTCAAATTTCTGATGGTCAGCGAAAGTTCCATATCTTTCTGTACAAAAGCTTCTGGCTGAAAATCGGCAAAGGTTAAACTGTTTTTATCCAGCGGACTAATATCTATCAATCCTTCTTGTTCTCTTTCTAAACGTTTTATTTTTAATTCAATGTCTTCAACTCGACGTCTGTATATTAATTCAGAATCTTCACCAATGGTTTTGGCTCTGTCTTCTCTTATCTGATCATTGTTTCTTTTTAAAGATTCAATAAATCTTGGTTTTAAATCGCTCATTGTTTTGTGGTTTTTGTTTCAGGTTTTCTTTGTTTCATGTTTCAAGTTGCATCCTGGACTTGAAATTTTGAAATTAAATCTGAAACGGTTAATAGCATTTTTTTAGTTTTTTTGTTTCAGGTTTCAGGTTACGTCAAGAACTTGAAACCTGAAACTTGAAACTTCTCAAATTAGTTGATCTAACTTTATCACTTGAACGCTTTCGCCTTCAAAGTCTTTTACTGAATTGGTTGTAAAAATGGCATCAAAGCAGTTTAAAACTTCAAAACCTTTATTAAAAATTCCGTGGCTTACGGCTAAGTATAATTTGCCCGCATTTTTGTTTTTTAATTCTTCAGCCAAACCAACAAAAGTCCCGCCGCCGTCGCAGATATCATCTACAATTAAACAATCTATTCCTTGTAAATCATCTTCGTATACTTTGAAACCAGATAATCTTCCAGTTTTTACGTCGCGGCTTTTACTGCATTCTACAACTTCAGCTCCTCCTAAAAATTCAGAGACTTTGTAGATTTTTTTAAGTGCGCCACCGTCTGGAGAAATTAGTTTTACGTTTTCGCCAATTCTATTTAATACTTCTCTAATAAAAGTATAGTTTGGAATTACAGTAGAATTATTCAATAAAGCCGGAGTCACTTCAGAGTGTGCATCAAAAACAAATACTTTATTTAATTGTAAAGCATTTATGATATCAGCATACACTTTTACAGATAAAGGTTCGCCCGGAATCATAACACGATCTTGTCTCGCAGCTGGAAAATACGGAATAAAGAGATCGATAATTTTTACGTCCATTCTTCGCAATGCATCAACCGTAATGCACAATAAACCTAAATCATTGAATGAATTTAATCTGTGCGTGATTGTTATTTTCTGATTTCTGTCGAAATCCGGATTGATTTTAATATGTGGTTCTCCTCCAGAGAAAGTAAAACTTTGAAATTTGATTTCTTCCTGATTTTGAAAAGGAGCGAATTTGGGGTCGAGATTTAGTATCATAGTTTTTTGGTTTGCGTTAATAATACGCAAATGTAGAATTAAATTTTAAATAAACAATTTATTTTGTGTAAAAATTACGCAAACTTTATTTCGAAGTGAAAACCTTCTTTAGTTAATTCGTTATATTTCAACTTATTAAACCTAAAAAGTTTAGCAGGACGACCTGTTTTTATGGGCGAAAAATTTTCTGTTTGTTCTAAAATACCGTAACTCAATATTTTTTTCCTGAAATTTCTACGGTCAATTTCTTTTTCTAAAATGGTACAATACAGATTTTCGAGATCAGAAAACAAGAATTCTTCAGGAAGTAAATCGAAACCAATTGGCTCGTAAGTCAGCTTTGCTTTTAGTCTCTGAATTCCTTTTTCTAAGATTAAATTATGATCGAATGCCAAAGGCGGAATTTCATTAATTTTAAACCACTGTACTTTTTCGGCGTCAGTATTAGCTTTAATTTCTAAGTTTGAAGCGTCAACCAATGCATAATAAGCAACAGAAATAACACGATTTCTAGAATCTCGATTAATATCATCTCCAAAAGTGTACAATTGCTCCATAAAAGTTAGCTGTACATTTGTTTCTTCATGCAATTCCCGAATAACTGCATCACTCAAAGATTCATTATCTTGAACTAAACCGCCTGGCAAAGCCCAATATTTTTCTGAAGAACCAAATTGCTGCTGGATTAAAAGCACATACAACCCATTGCTTTTGTAACCAAAAACAATAGCATCTACAGCAATTCTAATATTTTGTAATTCTTTCATATTATAAAATCATATCGAACAAATATAACGAATGAGAGCCAATTTTATAATCTAATGCAAAAGCTTAAATTATAAAATTGGCTCATAAGTAGTATCTTTTATCTCTTATTCTAATTTATTGTAACCGTTCGTTTTGGACTGGAAGTACATTCTGAACCGTCTTTTTTAATTGTTACCGCAGCCGTTGCTGTATATTCGCCAGCAGCAGTATAAGTATGCGTAACCGCAGTTCCTGTTCCAACAGTTCCATCTCCAAAGCTCCATTTTACAGAACTTAGCGTTCCTGTTCCAGTATATTCAACGGAATAATTCATTAATTTCGGGTTACTAGTATCTGTAGAATTATGTATTTTAATGTAAATAGATTCTGCTAGACAATCAATAATTACTTCATCGTCATGTTTACTGCATGAATTACTAATAAACAAAACTGTAACAAGTACTAAAATGGATGCTATTTTTCTCATAATCAATCTTATTTATAGGAGTTTAATTTACTCAAAGTTATTGCTTTATTGAATACTTCGAAATCGCAAACAAAAAATCTACATTCTATTGCCGAAGAACATTTTCAGTTCTTTCTCAATAATATCAAAAAAAGATTTCAAATTATTGTTCTTGGGCGCTAATAAATACACAAACTCCTCTGGAACGTGAAAACTGTTCCATAACAATTGCAATTTATTTTCTTTTATTAATTTTCGAGCATTACAATTCCATGTTACAGCTACTCCATCATGTTTAGAGAGAAGTTTCAACATCTCAGATTCTGATGGAATAATATAATTAGGCACCATAGACGGTCTTTTTTTATTAAAAGCATGAAGCCAAAATAATTTTATATGAGGAATTCTAGCATCATGACTGTACCATTTCTGTCCGTTCAGCCATTGTTCTATTTCGGTAAAATTGTCTGCTTTTAATTTCTGGCGGAAATCTGTTATGTCCAAATTTGTCGGAGCAACCATTATCAATTTAATTTTTCCGACAATTTCATAAGTCGTATCAAATGTATCGAACCTTTTTGTGGTAATGGCAAAATCAAGTTTTTTGGCGTCTACTAAAGCAAAAAGTTCATCGTTCTCTGCAAAAGTAAAATCGATCAAATCAAACTTTGAGATCAAAAGATCTCCAACACAACTAAAAAGATGTTTTGAAATTCCAACCGAAATCAATCTATTCGCATCTTCGGCTTTTGCCCTGAAACCTGCTTCGACACTTTCGAGGCGATCTAGCGCATCTATAATCAAATTATTCAGTAACTTAGCGTATTCGGTTGGTTCAACGCCTTTTGATTTTCTATTAAACAATTTATTACCAACATGCGCTTCGAGCATCGAAATCTGCTGACTTACGGCAGGCTGGCTCATAAATAACTCCTTTGCCGCTACCGAAAAATTACCGTTTTTATAAACTGCTTTAAATGTTCTGTACCATTCTAGATTTACCATGACATAAATTTATTTATAACAAACATAGTTTATTTTATTTTTACTGATATCACTTAAGCCGTAAATTTGTTTAAAATTTAATATTATGAAAAAAATAGCTTTACTCGCAATAATTGCATTTACAGCGACAGGCATTTCTGCTGTGGCGCAAAAATCAAATAAAAAAAGTATGAAAAAAGTATTATTTGTTGTAACCAGTAACGATAAACTGGGCAATACAGGAGAAAAAACAGGATTTTGGTCAGAAGAATTTGCTGCGCCTTACTATGAATTGTTAGATCAAGGAGTTGAAATTACAATTGCTTCTCCGCTTGGAGGACAGCCGCCAATTGACCCGAAAAGTGCAGATCCTGCATCAGCAACTGAAGACACGAAACGTTTTGACGCTGATAAAACTTTACAGGAAAAATTAAAAAATACTTTAAAACTTTCAACCGTTAACCAAAAAGATTACGATGCTGTTTTCTACCCTGGAGGACACGGTCCGCTTTGGGATTTAGTTGAAGACAAAAACTCTATCGCTTTAATCGAAGCTTTTTATACGAATAATAAACCAGTAGCTTTTGTTTGTCATGCTCCTGCGGTTTTGAAAAACGTAAAAGTAAAAGGTGAATACTTGGTAAAAGGTAAAAAAGTAACTGGTTTTACCAATACAGAAGAAGAAGCGGTTGGTTTGACAAAAGTGGTTCCGTTTTTATTGGAGGATGCTTTAACACAAAATGGTGCTAAATTTTCTAAAGGTGAAAACTGGCAGCCTTATGCAGTTGCAGACGGACTTTTGATTACAGGTCAAAATCCTGCATCGTCTAAACTAGTAGCTGGAAAATTATTACAAGAATTGAAATAAAGGTTCTGAGATTCTGAGGTGCTAAGATGCTAAGGTTTTACAAACTTTGGGGCTTAGCAGCTCAGAATCTTTGCAACCCAGAATGTTAAAAAAATTAAATAACATGCTGCTAAGCCTAAAAAGGAAAACCTTATAACCTCAGAATCTTAGCAACTTAGAACCTTAAAAAAATGCTCAACTTTGAATTATATAATCCGACGAATTTAATCTTCGGAAAAGGACAAATTGCGAAACTTTCGACATTAGTTCCAAAAGATGCTAAAATTCTTTTGGCATACGGCGGCGGAAGTATTTTTAAAAACGGAATTTACGATCAAGTAATCGCTAACTTAAAAGGTTTTGAAATTGTTGAATTTGGCGGCATTGAGCCAAATCCGCATTTTGAAACTTTGATGAAAGCGGTTGATGTTATCAAAGCTAAAAAAATTGACTTTATCCTGGCCGTAGGTGGAGGATCTGTTATTGACGGTGTAAAGTTTATTTCAGCAGCAGTTAATTTTGAAGGAAACCCGATTGATATTCTGCAAAAACGTATTCTAATTAAAGAAAATGCTATGCCTTTTGGGACTGTTTTGACTCTCCCAGCAACAGGAAGCGAAATGAATTCTGGATACGTGGTAACAATCGAAGCTACTCAAGAAAAACTAGCTTCTGGAGGAAGTGCTTTATTTCCAGTATTCTCAATTTGCGATCCAAATGTAATTGCATCTTTACCAAAAAGACAAATTCAGAACGGAGTTGTAGACGCTTATACCCACGTAATGGAGCAATATTTAACTTATCCACACGAAGGTTTTCTACAAGACAGAATTGCAGAGGGAATTCTACAGACTTTAATTGAAGTTGGCCCAGGAGTTGTCGAAAATCCAACAGATTATACTTTGGCTTCTAACTTTATGTGGAGCTGTACTATGGCTCTAAACGGGTTGATTCAAAAAGGCGTTCCAAGCGATTGGGCAACTCACATGATTGGCCACGAATTAACAGCACTTTATGGAATTGATCACGCAAGAACTTTGGCAATTATTGGTCCAAGTTTGTACAATGTAATGTTTGAAACTAAAAAAGGAAAATTAGCCCAATACGGAAGACGTATTTTTAATCTTTCTGGTTCTGATGAAGAAGTGGCAAAAGAAGCAATTAACAAAACAGTTGAGTTTTTCCATACAATGGGAATGGATACCAAACTTTCTCAATACACACAAGATTATTCCAATACTGCAGATTTTATCGTAAATCGTTTTGACGAAAGAGGCTGGAAAGGCTTAGGCGAAAACCAATTGGTAACTTTAGATAAAGTAAAATCGATTGTGGAGCTTTCTTACTAAAGATAAATCCAAATTTAAAAAAATCCAAATTCCAATCTACTTTTGGAATTTGGATTTTTTTATTGGAATTTCATTAAAAAAGGCGTTCTTAACAAGTTTAGGAACGCCTTTTTAAAATACTAAAACAAAACTAACTAACTCAATTCTTTTTAAATTCATTAAAATTCTAATTTATAAAAACTTACAACGTGCCTTTTCATGTTTTATTGTGTAGGATCAAAATATTTTTTCATTTAAATTAGATTCACAATACTAATTCCCTTTATATTCATGCTTTTCGATTATTTACCTTTTTTATTTTCTTTAACCATACATTTAAATTGAAAGAATTTACTTTAAAAAAATATTTTTAGAGGAATTTTAATTTTAAGAGACGAAATATATCCTGAAATTCAACTCTTTTAATGTTATCTCAAAATGTACAGAAGAATCATTTGATAAATTTCTTAAATCAGTCTTTGCTTTATTAGCACATTATTAAGTACTTTTGTTTTAAATTATTAAAATAATGAGCGAAAAATTAAAATTTGCAGTAATTGGAGGAGGAAGCTGGGCAACGGCAATTGCAAAAATGTTATGCGTTAATCTTTCAGAAATTGCGTGGTACATGCGTAATGATTCTGCGATCGAACATATTCAGAAATACAAACACAATCCAAATTATTTAAGTTCTGTTGAATTTGACACTAACAAGCTTAAATTGACCAATAATATAAATGAAGCAATTGAATACGCAGATTATATCATTTTTGCCATTCCATCTGCTTTTTTAGATGCGGAATTAAAAAATATGACTGTTTCTTTAGCAGATAAAATTATTTTTTCAGCTATTAAAGGAATTGTTCCAGAAACGAGTTTAATAGTGGGCGAGCATTTCCATATTCAATATGATATTCCTTATTATAATATTGGAGTTATCACTGGTCCTTGCCACGCAGAAGAAGTTGCTTTAGAAAGACTTTCGTACTTAACAATTGCCTGCGGAGATCCAGAAAAAGCTTGCATTGTTGCAAAATCACTTTCAGGAAATTATATTAAAGCCAAAATTTCAGATGATATTATTGGTACTGAATATGCGGCAATGCTAAAAAATATTTACGCAATTGCTGCCGGAATCGCTCACGGTTTAGGATATGGAGACAATTTCCAATCGGTAATGATGAGTAACGGAATCCGTGAAATGAAAAAATTCATCCGTAAAGTACATAAAATGAAACGTAACATTAATGACTCTGCCTATTTAGGCGATTTATTAGTTACAGGTTATTCTGTTTTCTCTAGAAACAGAATGTTCGGAAATATGATTGGAAAAGGATATACTGTAAAAAGTGCCATGATGGAAATGAGCATGGTTGCAGAAGGTTATTATGCAACAAAAAGTGCGTATAAACTAAATCAAGGCTACGGAGCAAAAACACCAATTATCGACGCTGTTTACGCTGTTCTGTACGAAGGGAAAGATGCAAAAACGGTTTTCAAGAAATTAACGGAATCTTTAGATTAAATTTTAGAAAATAGAAGCAAGAATAAAGAGGCAAAAGAAAAAAATACTGAAATAAAAAAGAGCCAAACTGAATTTCAGTCTTGGCTCTTTCTTCTTTATTCTATTCTCTTAATTCTATCCTCTTGCTTCTTGCTTCTTTAGCACTCTACTTCACCATCACACCTTCAACAAAAAGAATCGGCACTTCTTCCGTATTGTTTTCGTTGATTAAGTTCGATTTGAAAATGAATTTCTTATCGTATAAAGTGTTTCCAATGAAGAATGTCACCATAAATTCGTTGTTCAAAACCAAAAGACTTTTTTCTATCATTTCGATTTTCACCACAGAAACAGCGGGAACTTCAACAAAAGCATGACGCAGAATTGAAGTTTTTTTCATTTCGCCATCGATAGTTCCAAATGCTTTTGAAACCACCATAACGCTGTCTAAGTTAAAGTCACTGTCGTTGACCAAGTAGG contains:
- a CDS encoding NAD(P)H-dependent glycerol-3-phosphate dehydrogenase codes for the protein MSEKLKFAVIGGGSWATAIAKMLCVNLSEIAWYMRNDSAIEHIQKYKHNPNYLSSVEFDTNKLKLTNNINEAIEYADYIIFAIPSAFLDAELKNMTVSLADKIIFSAIKGIVPETSLIVGEHFHIQYDIPYYNIGVITGPCHAEEVALERLSYLTIACGDPEKACIVAKSLSGNYIKAKISDDIIGTEYAAMLKNIYAIAAGIAHGLGYGDNFQSVMMSNGIREMKKFIRKVHKMKRNINDSAYLGDLLVTGYSVFSRNRMFGNMIGKGYTVKSAMMEMSMVAEGYYATKSAYKLNQGYGAKTPIIDAVYAVLYEGKDAKTVFKKLTESLD
- a CDS encoding type 1 glutamine amidotransferase domain-containing protein — translated: MKKIALLAIIAFTATGISAVAQKSNKKSMKKVLFVVTSNDKLGNTGEKTGFWSEEFAAPYYELLDQGVEITIASPLGGQPPIDPKSADPASATEDTKRFDADKTLQEKLKNTLKLSTVNQKDYDAVFYPGGHGPLWDLVEDKNSIALIEAFYTNNKPVAFVCHAPAVLKNVKVKGEYLVKGKKVTGFTNTEEEAVGLTKVVPFLLEDALTQNGAKFSKGENWQPYAVADGLLITGQNPASSKLVAGKLLQELK
- a CDS encoding iron-containing alcohol dehydrogenase — encoded protein: MLNFELYNPTNLIFGKGQIAKLSTLVPKDAKILLAYGGGSIFKNGIYDQVIANLKGFEIVEFGGIEPNPHFETLMKAVDVIKAKKIDFILAVGGGSVIDGVKFISAAVNFEGNPIDILQKRILIKENAMPFGTVLTLPATGSEMNSGYVVTIEATQEKLASGGSALFPVFSICDPNVIASLPKRQIQNGVVDAYTHVMEQYLTYPHEGFLQDRIAEGILQTLIEVGPGVVENPTDYTLASNFMWSCTMALNGLIQKGVPSDWATHMIGHELTALYGIDHARTLAIIGPSLYNVMFETKKGKLAQYGRRIFNLSGSDEEVAKEAINKTVEFFHTMGMDTKLSQYTQDYSNTADFIVNRFDERGWKGLGENQLVTLDKVKSIVELSY
- the prs gene encoding ribose-phosphate diphosphokinase, producing MILNLDPKFAPFQNQEEIKFQSFTFSGGEPHIKINPDFDRNQKITITHRLNSFNDLGLLCITVDALRRMDVKIIDLFIPYFPAARQDRVMIPGEPLSVKVYADIINALQLNKVFVFDAHSEVTPALLNNSTVIPNYTFIREVLNRIGENVKLISPDGGALKKIYKVSEFLGGAEVVECSKSRDVKTGRLSGFKVYEDDLQGIDCLIVDDICDGGGTFVGLAEELKNKNAGKLYLAVSHGIFNKGFEVLNCFDAIFTTNSVKDFEGESVQVIKLDQLI
- a CDS encoding LysR family transcriptional regulator, with product MVNLEWYRTFKAVYKNGNFSVAAKELFMSQPAVSQQISMLEAHVGNKLFNRKSKGVEPTEYAKLLNNLIIDALDRLESVEAGFRAKAEDANRLISVGISKHLFSCVGDLLISKFDLIDFTFAENDELFALVDAKKLDFAITTKRFDTFDTTYEIVGKIKLIMVAPTNLDITDFRQKLKADNFTEIEQWLNGQKWYSHDARIPHIKLFWLHAFNKKRPSMVPNYIIPSESEMLKLLSKHDGVAVTWNCNARKLIKENKLQLLWNSFHVPEEFVYLLAPKNNNLKSFFDIIEKELKMFFGNRM
- a CDS encoding NUDIX domain-containing protein gives rise to the protein MKELQNIRIAVDAIVFGYKSNGLYVLLIQQQFGSSEKYWALPGGLVQDNESLSDAVIRELHEETNVQLTFMEQLYTFGDDINRDSRNRVISVAYYALVDASNLEIKANTDAEKVQWFKINEIPPLAFDHNLILEKGIQRLKAKLTYEPIGFDLLPEEFLFSDLENLYCTILEKEIDRRNFRKKILSYGILEQTENFSPIKTGRPAKLFRFNKLKYNELTKEGFHFEIKFA
- a CDS encoding PKD domain-containing protein, translated to MRKIASILVLVTVLFISNSCSKHDDEVIIDCLAESIYIKIHNSTDTSNPKLMNYSVEYTGTGTLSSVKWSFGDGTVGTGTAVTHTYTAAGEYTATAAVTIKKDGSECTSSPKRTVTIN
- a CDS encoding adenylosuccinate synthetase; this translates as MKTAQIVIGLGFGDEGKGITTDFLAKQNPESIVIRFSGGQQAAHTVMIGDKKHVHSSFASGALRGLPSYYSEHCTIHPLFLYNEKEELKEKNANLDLYIHPLAKVTTPFDVWHNRGNVRNIDHGTCGKGIGSTMKRNEGPYKLFAIDLIAPREMLLEKLNQIAYYYGFLNEPDIDQEVQAYLEAIDKIKWNIVDYSFLSKYNNLIFEGSQGILLDMDHGVFPNVTYANTTSKNAIEICNKLNIDEVNIFYVTRSYTTRHGHGWMPNEGEIQLKNNEEETCVFNEYQKHLRFGNLDYNLLNYALKLDAAYSPMAKRNLVVTCMDQLEKNYEFENLTTDFETIYGSFSPDSKDFKEITSLFQ